A portion of the Thalassospira sp. TSL5-1 genome contains these proteins:
- a CDS encoding universal stress protein, giving the protein MYKDILVTVDLDHDSSWKKALPAAIREARQEGARLHVLTVVPTVGMSMVGQFFPKGYEKKVLEAYNERLHEFVAANVPAEIKVQHIVGQGTVYEVILQIAKKTNCDLIVMGAHRPELKDYLLGPNAARVVRHATCSVLVVRD; this is encoded by the coding sequence ATGTATAAGGATATCCTTGTTACCGTCGATCTTGACCATGATTCGTCATGGAAAAAGGCCTTGCCTGCGGCCATTCGCGAGGCCCGCCAGGAAGGGGCGCGTCTGCATGTATTAACCGTTGTGCCAACGGTTGGCATGTCGATGGTCGGGCAGTTTTTCCCCAAGGGATACGAGAAAAAAGTTCTCGAAGCCTATAATGAACGGCTGCACGAATTTGTCGCCGCAAATGTCCCGGCGGAAATCAAGGTGCAGCACATTGTGGGCCAGGGCACGGTTTATGAGGTGATTTTGCAAATCGCCAAAAAAACCAATTGTGACCTGATCGTCATGGGGGCACATCGACCGGAACTGAAAGACTATCTTTTGGGGCCAAATGCCGCACGCGTTGTGCGCCATGCCACCTGTTCGGTACTTGTCGTTCGCGACTGA